A single window of Jiangella alkaliphila DNA harbors:
- a CDS encoding J domain-containing protein, translated as MKAELGAEPHHVLGVRRGATPQQVAQAFRREVLRGGHPDTGGDARAFRRLVAARDALLEPPPSPSPSPAPPRPAPAAAAAPRQPRPAPPRGSDSSALPLIVLLFLAFVAIPHVLLAIVITVVP; from the coding sequence ATGAAGGCTGAACTCGGTGCGGAACCGCACCACGTGCTCGGGGTACGGCGGGGCGCGACTCCGCAACAGGTCGCTCAGGCGTTCCGGCGCGAGGTGCTGCGGGGCGGCCACCCAGACACCGGCGGCGACGCGCGAGCCTTCCGGCGGCTGGTCGCCGCGCGCGACGCCCTGCTCGAGCCGCCGCCCTCTCCGTCGCCGTCACCGGCACCGCCGCGACCCGCACCGGCCGCGGCCGCCGCGCCGCGTCAGCCCCGTCCGGCACCGCCTCGAGGGTCCGACTCCAGCGCGCTGCCGCTGATCGTCCTGCTCTTCCTCGCCTTCGTCGCGATCCCGCACGTGCTGCTCGCGATCGTCATCACGGTCGTGCCTTGA
- a CDS encoding ArnT family glycosyltransferase: MRRAVPTVVWLIAAVHLVVALAQTAVFPNARSPDERQQVDLVLQVAQGDAWPWPDPGTAFVTEGVDAGFFVPTDRLPERQHLADRDDVPARGERPSYADAGGATPLDGPVDEPVYNQLIQHPPLYYLLGGAVVSLIPGWADQPLDAVWMVLRWGNALLTAVLPILLFLTARRLGLASPLPVVAAATPLVVPELMHIESSVNNDNLLIVLFAAATYLVARVLTGDLRWRTGAALGAVTSLALLTKGFALLMPAWIVLAYVVAGVRERRRADAVRGLLVAGAASVPGALWWLRNKLEYGTIQPHGTHAEPPDLTAVYGWSDGGWDWLSRFAERMVTLFFVNDHDSSRSLDPSWWMARVALVVLLAGIAVALARRGLPRPAALVLLFPIPALAGIVARGSWEQFAAFGDTAAAQQGRYLFPGFVGLMVVAVAGAVALPVAWRRWLLPGLLALAVAMHAAFWHDVWTLYWLPADGIGGLWRAVEAIAFWYPFPPVLLGVVLVAGLVAAGFLVRWTVREAAAPAAPVEREKELVA; encoded by the coding sequence ATGAGGCGTGCGGTGCCCACGGTGGTGTGGCTGATCGCCGCGGTGCACCTGGTCGTTGCGCTCGCACAGACAGCGGTCTTCCCGAACGCGCGCTCGCCCGACGAGCGGCAGCAGGTCGACCTCGTGCTGCAGGTCGCCCAGGGCGACGCGTGGCCGTGGCCGGACCCCGGGACCGCGTTCGTCACGGAGGGCGTCGACGCCGGGTTCTTCGTCCCGACCGACCGGCTGCCCGAGCGGCAGCACCTGGCCGACCGCGACGACGTCCCGGCGCGCGGCGAGCGCCCGAGCTACGCCGACGCCGGCGGCGCGACGCCGCTGGACGGGCCGGTCGACGAGCCGGTGTACAACCAGCTCATCCAGCACCCGCCGCTGTACTACCTGCTCGGCGGCGCGGTCGTCAGCCTGATCCCCGGCTGGGCGGACCAGCCGCTCGACGCCGTGTGGATGGTGCTGCGCTGGGGCAACGCGCTGCTCACGGCCGTGCTGCCGATCCTGCTCTTCCTCACCGCGCGCCGCCTCGGGCTGGCGTCGCCGCTGCCGGTCGTGGCGGCCGCGACGCCGCTGGTCGTGCCCGAGCTGATGCACATCGAGTCGTCGGTCAACAACGACAACCTGCTGATCGTGCTGTTCGCGGCGGCCACCTACCTGGTGGCCAGAGTGCTCACCGGCGACCTGCGCTGGCGCACCGGCGCCGCGCTCGGCGCCGTCACCAGCCTGGCGCTGCTCACCAAGGGCTTCGCACTGCTGATGCCCGCGTGGATCGTGCTGGCCTACGTGGTCGCCGGGGTCCGGGAGCGACGGCGGGCCGACGCGGTCCGCGGCCTGCTGGTGGCCGGCGCGGCCAGCGTGCCGGGTGCGCTCTGGTGGCTGCGGAACAAGCTCGAGTACGGCACGATCCAGCCGCACGGCACGCACGCCGAACCGCCCGACCTCACCGCGGTCTACGGCTGGTCCGACGGCGGCTGGGACTGGCTGTCCCGCTTCGCCGAGCGGATGGTGACGCTGTTCTTCGTCAACGACCACGACTCCTCCCGCTCCCTGGACCCGTCGTGGTGGATGGCCCGGGTCGCGCTGGTCGTGCTGCTGGCCGGCATCGCCGTCGCGCTGGCCCGCCGCGGCCTGCCCCGTCCGGCCGCGCTGGTCCTGCTGTTCCCGATCCCGGCGCTCGCCGGCATCGTCGCGCGCGGCTCGTGGGAGCAGTTCGCCGCGTTCGGCGACACCGCGGCGGCGCAGCAGGGCCGCTACCTGTTCCCCGGCTTCGTCGGGCTGATGGTCGTGGCCGTCGCGGGGGCCGTGGCGCTCCCGGTGGCCTGGCGGCGGTGGCTGCTGCCGGGTCTCCTGGCGCTCGCGGTCGCGATGCACGCCGCGTTCTGGCACGACGTGTGGACGCTCTACTGGCTGCCCGCGGACGGGATCGGCGGCCTCTGGCGGGCCGTCGAGGCGATCGCGTTCTGGTACCCGTTCCCGCCGGTGCTACTGGGGGTGGTGCTGGTGGCGGGACTGGTCGCGGCGGGCTTCCTCGTCCGCTGGACGGTCCGCGAGGCGGCTGCGCCGGCCGCGCCGGTCGAGCGCGAGAAGGAACTCGTGGCGTGA